The DNA region gatcaaaacattccacttccacgcTTGAGTCaatcacgcacagcacagaacgTCCCGGCGCCTCATCTATgtcatgctgaatccatttttgaagaTTGTGTGGCTTCCTctagatctaacaacacaaaaggcaatctaactctcgacactttgTAATATTAATGATTCAGCAATCCAACAGCAGCAGttgcagcagtgaactctctctcttgctctcatCACTGGCGCGCGTGCCCAGTCTCACgttacacacacacaaggacCCAAATGGGACTGCTTATAGCTGCCGGCAGaaattgattatcaaattagtgggcaactaatttattaagcgATTTTAATCGATTAGCTGTTGCAGCCTTAACATTCACTGATATTTCCATTTGGAATCttatatttaacaaaaaaaaaataggtaggtagggtcgtgtttttttttttttgtttgtttgttttctgctATCTGTGGCGGAGCTTGCTCCTGAGCCCGGTGAAAGTGGGTGATTATTTCAGAAATTTTGTTGTGCGTCATTCAAAAGCATTGTTTATTTATGGAGCTGTGTTTCATAATGTATGCACTGTAATTTACTTGGCAACAATAGTATTGCAACTATTCTGATGTTTAATTTGACATTTCTTAGCAACTACAATTAAGGTTTAAATGATCTTGTACAAAGTGTTTTTCCTCCTTCCTATTGTGTTTCACATTTTACATCATGCAGACAAGCAAACGAGGAGTACCAAGTCCTGGCAAACTCATGGCGCTACTCATCTGCTTTCTCAAACaagctgttcttcactgttgtgGACTATGACGAAGGAGCAGATGTTTTCCAGCAGGTTAATGTTGCTTTTATTCTTACCATTTGAGTGTTATCAAATATCAATTCTAAAATTGacatattttacattttttcaaactttctcaTAATGCATATAAATATGTGTGGCTGCCCAAGTTCAAATTTTTCAAActgtttattttaaaacaacTGCAATGATATCTGGAAACATGAATTCCACTGTCCAAAATGTTaagaaacattcattcattcattcattgattctccgagctgcttatcctcacgataATTATAAATGCAGATTGAGGTAACCTCTGAACACTATCAACTACCATACAAGTATAAGTTTCTATCGTGAAGCAGTTAAAACAGTTTAATAGACTTTAAACACTTTATGTCACATTAGAAACCAATGAAGAAAAGTTATAAGCTGTTGGTGTACTTCCCAAGCCCCTAAAAGACCTATGCATTTTGCCGAAATATGTTATTGTATTAACCCCTTAATGCCATATGTGGCGATTCAGCATCAAAGTGTTTCCGCTCAAAATGCGGCCAAAATACCGTCTGCCTTTGTTCACTGCCGGTCGATTTATTGCAAACACATGCCTAGGAACCTACTTCAAGCAATAGTTTCAGTCGGGTCTGACCAGAAACGACACCACATCCTTTTCCCGGACCGCGATGTTCAAGTTGTGAGTCACGTCGAACCTCTCGTCACCTACTTGACAAATTCGTCCGATTCAGGGTAAGTAagctgaaataaaaaaatatgtacagtCTTATTGTGTACTTGTGTCGCTAACACGAGGAGATAGTTTCTATGACGAGTATTTTTGAAGCGCTTTGATGATTTTGCTTTGTCGCTTTTACGCCACAGCCGGCATCAAAGGAAAAGCACCATCCCCCTCCCCCGCCACCCCGCAAACGTAAATGCGCTGTTTGTCGGCGGTTTGCAACACTCGCACACCTTTTGTGTATAAACTATCACTCTCGTTATCATCTGTAAACATTACAAAAgtaatgtgttgcataaaaaagggcatttgtagtgattatttttctgtagaacaaaaaaatgaatgcatcCTTTGTATGCCACGGTGCACACGTGTGCCTCCATGTCGTTACGCTTTtagacacattttatttatttcacgttTTATATCATCTGTTGACATAACAAACATAACGTGTTGCATAAACAATGTAATTGCTATTGATTTATTTCTCTAATAAAAAATGAACACAGCATGTGCTGCTATCAAACAGAAGTATATGTATGTTGATGGTtttcaacacattttattttgaaattataaCCGTAATTTCTCTTCCTTATTTTTCTGCAGAAATACAAATGGACGCAGCAGCTTTTTACGCTAAGCAAGCACAATGGACCAAAACTCCCCCTGTGGAGAGTGATGAGAGTGCTCTCAGTGAAAGTGAGGGCAGATGCTGATGGGCCGCCTAATCCACCTCCAACCATCAGTGCTGCACCTCCAAGAGCTACTACATCGAAAAGAAACAGGATACCTTGGAGAACTGTAAAACAGCAGAACTCTCCAAAACTTGTTCATGTTGTACTGGTCCAGTATAACTCGAATTCCGATAGTAGCAGATGCCATGACCCGAGACAGATGGGAAGAAATAAAACACTTCATTTATGTGAGAACATGGCACCCAACAAAGCTTTACAAAATTAGATTACTAATTGACACACTTCTCCCCAAATTTCAAGCTCTCCCTTAGGACCAAATGTTGTGTGTAGATGAGCAAATGATTCCTTTCAAGGTCAGATTGAGCCTAAAGCAATACATCCCCGAAAAGCCGTACAAATGGGATTCAAATTTTTTGTGCTTTGCGACACAAGAGGTCGGTGCACTCATTTGATGTACTCACAGGGAAAGTAGACCAAGCCAACCAGACATAGGAGCCAGTGGTAACATTGTACCGAAGGCTCAAAATGCGCAGCAACGTTCCAAACCCCCAATCTGTAAGGGGCAGAGCGTTTTCAAATGTGAAAAGTGCAATGTACATCTGTTCTTAAACAGAAACAATAATTGCTTTTCTGAATTTCACAAGcagtgaaaaaagatttatcaataAAAGTGTGTTCAGATTTGAGATGGGAACATGtgccttttttgccatttgttttACTTAATTGCCTGTTGTCGCTAATCGGCATCATACCTAAATGTATGCCTATTTTATGGGCTATTCAAATGATcactttcaatttaatttagcaTCTATTTGAAGGTAAAAACACAcccgaaacattttttttattattggaaataaatttaggcattaggcaaggcaaggcaaggcaaatttatttatatagcacaattcaacacaaggcaattcaaagtgctttacatcgcatgaagaccataaaaatcacatttaaatcaacacaacgtaaaaaccaagacaaatgatcgcatttaatcacagaataaaaataaataaataaaaaataaaacaaaaataataaagcaaaaactactactactaataatcattgaaatcagtaatggagataagcacaagaggaatagaaggcaggtaggttgaaatatatagacatttatggatatgcagtgccaaacaaaagcgtttttagccctgatttaaaggagctaacagtttgagcatacttcagacgttcgggtaacttgttccagaggtgaggagcataataactaaatgctacctcaccctgcttggttcttgttcttggaacatgcagaagacccgttccagacgaccttaggggtctagatgtctcataggaatctaacaagtcaagcatgtattttggtccaaggccattaagtgttttgtagacgagcagtagtattttatagtctatcctttgactcactggaagccagtgtagcgatttcaaaaccggtgtaatgtggtccagcttccttgtatttgtgaggactctggctgcagcattctgtactagctgcagcttcctgactgattttttatcaagacctgtaaatataccgttgcagtagtccaatctgctgaaaatgaatgcatgcataagtttttccatgtcttgttgagtcagaagcccctaaatcatggttatattttttaggtggtaataagcggatttagtgacggactttagatggctatcaaattttaggtctgagtcaataattacgccaaggtttctgacttgatttgtagctgtaagtgacattgtgctaagttggctgcttatctttgacctttccttttttggcccaaaaatgatcacctctgtcttctccacatttaactggagaaaattctggcacatccattcattgatttgacgaatgcatttactcagggagactaagggactataatcatgtggggacacagaaatgtacagttgtgtgtcatctgcataggcgtgataggagatgtcatactgttccattatctgagctaacggaagcatatagatgttaaataagagtggtccaagaactgacccttgagggactccacacgtgaatttggttcgttctgactgatagtttccaattgacacaaagaaatctctatcatgtaaataggatgtgaaccactgaagaatagtgtcagtaagccctacccactgttccaatctgctgagtagtatgttgtgatcaaccgtgtcaaatgcgctgagatccaatagtagcagaacagatgatttgcctgcatcggtattccgacgaatatcatttaggactttgataagcacggtctcggtgctgtgttgtggccgaaatccagactgaaatgagttaaaaagattgttttgcatcataaaagtctggatctgttcaaacacaaccctttcgataattttccccaggaatgtcagatttgatattggcctgtaattactaatggttgaggcatccagattaggttgttttaggagaggttttattactgcagtttttaaagtctgaggaaactctcctgtttggagggaagtatttataatctgaagtatgtctggggctatgcaatgaaaaacagttttgaaaaagtttgaaggaaggatgtcaaggcagcatgttgtgggctttaatttcgacacaatttctgttaaagtggcatagtccaggaggctaaactgtctaagattgatgtgggggacattttgggaggcgtttagtgtaacatttgttaatccggagttgcacacagtctgtctaatctttagtactttgtgtgtaaagaatgctgcgaaattattacaggacacctcagatgccaattcctgaggtattgatgcttgtgggtttgtcagtttgtcaacaacagaaaatagtgtgcgagtattgttggtatttctactaatgatctctgaaaaatatgattgtctagcatttttcagttcctggttgtatttgcgaagactctttgtagatatcataaaaaactaggagtttgtattttcgccatctgcgttctgcttgtctacaaacttgcttttgttttatagctagtatggcatttcttcagggtgacctcttctttcttgacaaagtttttgtcttaatcggggcaatagtgtccattacagtcatcacactggaactgaaactatttacaagttcttcctctggagctattgtaggggttaatggtgaggcataggcctgtgtgaataacgcacatgtgttatcacttatgtaacgcttcctaatcacctctgtttcctttttcagaggatggacaggggtggtcattttaaacataatgcagtagtgatcagacagagcaacatcattcactgtgacctcagagatgttaagacctttggatattattaagtccagtatgtgccctctgttatgtgttggaactgtgacatgctgagataaaccaaatgtatccaaaatatttaaaagctctctagcacatccttcttcaggattatcaacatgaatgttaaagtcacccactaaaacaacacaatcaaagtccatgcagacggaagacagtattttggtaagctcatcaaaaaacattgtgttatacttcggtggtctgtaaattgttaccaaggcagctctgcaagggctttttagctgaatgacaatatattcaaaggaatcaaactgaccacatgtaatattcgtgcattgaaaactgtccctgatcagactggcaaccccacctcctttcttatgggttcttggcgcactaaagaaattgaagtttgtgggggttgcctcaatcagaactgtcgaactcttatcttgatctaaccaagtttctgctaggaacaacatgtcaaggttatgtttgctgataaaatcattaatcaagaaagatttgccagctaaagatctaatatttagcagagccaattgaagatgccagactggattcactggtgagttttgggaatgacatactatgcttaacaggttggcagagttgattgaacgttttttatttctcaccagcctagccctttttttgttgtttatcaccactgggattgttgagcatacatactgtactccataaggccccggcttttgctgggacagaacagtctttgtaatgttgtcacagcctggacccggtgcacatcatattggtgtcgcaaacatggcttcctccatagaaggataataccgtgtagttccagagttgtagtgctttggctttgccccgagagaattccaggggaggctggttggtttgttgccatcttcccctggcacctgtcgggtgtgacaggtacagggtggaagcgaagacatgaacttgaggagatcaagagactggttaaccttgctatctagatccatggagtcccaatcaggttgactcattattccatctaaactaagtcgtcggcggggtggcttccgggactgtggggatttaggccttgatgaggccttagcctgactgagtcggcggagtggtggcgtcttggagtgtgaggatttggtgctggatggggccttatcctggagtcggcggcgtggtggcgtcttggagtgtgaggatttggggctggatggggccttatcctggagtcggcggcgtggtggcgtcttggagtgcgaggatttggggctggatggggcctcgacAGCAGAGGATTGCACGGTCGGGTCGTTCTCCTCCTGTTGAGCTGATGGAGCCACTTCTTGAGTCTCGTCTGAAGGGGGTCGATCACCTGCTACCAGGGTCTCCTCCCGTTGAGGCAGTGGAGCCTCAGCAGAGGAGGGTTGGTCACAGCCTGGCAGGGCTGGCTTAGTCACTTCCCCTTCAGCGACTATCGGCTCCATTTTTGACATTGATCCTGCATGCACACTGTCTGATTCAGCACTCATCCCAGCCACCATGTTTATCCGATGTTTTGGGACAGCTTGCCTCCTTTCCTCGAGATAAGCAGACTAAGATTaaggggttaaaacaaaaaacaacatggaATGCTTTTAGTTACTGTGATCTAGTAGCAGCAATCTTGGCAGGAAAACGAGACAGGGACAGACATACACATACTTTCATACTTTAATCATGTCATCATTACTCATGGCGTTATGCAATTTTGTCTGCCCAGAATTGCCAGTAGccatggttgttgttgttcttgtcgGTGAAGACTACGCGATCTCGTGGGAGGAAGTGGAAATGCAGAGGAAACTACGGCAGCTTAGATAACCAAATTGGTTCGGTTTTGAAACAGGAACGCACCgatttgaatgtttttaacATCGTTTCAACCAGAAAAGTCGGTTTCGGTTCAAAATCCATTAACGGAACAGGCACATTTTTAGGTGGGGTTAAAAGAGCACAaggttttgcaaaaaaaaacaataactagACACTTCTGACAAATTGAATGATTTGTGTAATTTAACAAAGTGGAACATTCTGATacgttttgttttgattttggaGTTTTGGGTTTGAGTTATGATCTTCTCTATCTCACACACTAGTATTTGTGACCGATAGCAACCTTGGCAGAGTGCTACTGCTTCAAAATCCAGTCAAGGCCAGCAGTTTTGACCAAAATTGTTGTAGGTACCTGTTTCAGTGGCATAACACAAATGTTCTCTCTTCAAAGCACATGCTGTTATAAGACGATTTGACTTTTATTCCCTCATCCATCCTCACAACTCTTATTAAGAGTGACACAATTTTTAggacatcatttaaaaaaatgataatgaaaAAATGCAAATGAAGCCATTTTGTTTATGGTAGATTAATTATAGATATATTATCAGCAAAGGCAGTGTATCAGTGTGATAAGTGAAGAAATTAAGCAAATGTGAATCTGTTGGACGTTCTCATGCTGTGCGGCTGACTGTCTATCATACAAAAGTCCTGCTTTAGTGCAACAGGTCCTGGAGGCATAGAAGGCATCAAAGCGGTGATCAAATCATAAGATTATTGCAACATCTTGGAGCAAAATGCCTTAGCCAGTGTCTTAAACTAGTTTTCAAGGCACAGATCTCAGGCTGAAGAAAAACTACCCAGCAGCATAAAAAGCATAGTTGGAAAGGAAGCAATAAGTCTTGACCTAAATAACTATTGAAATCCTTTGGAGAGGTAACACTTTCTACTGTGGGGGGGGGGACTTCAGAAAACTTTTAAATAGCTTAAACACACAGTAATAGGAAAATGGTTGCGCGTTCTTGCAGACACATTCAAGAGGATTCCAGAATTTGGCCTTTGCActggaagtcttatttctatatGTACGTTTTGGatatttatactgtattttgatggaAATATTTTGCATTTCAGGTAGAGCCTATTTTTCCTGTATTTAATTATACAGTTGTGTTTAAATTAGggccgtcaaaattatcgtaatatcggcggtaattcattttttaaattaatcacattaaaatatttgacgcaattaacgcacatgccccgctcagacatatTTACATGACAGTACAGTCAAATGCTcagttgttaattgtgttttgtggagttttgctgccctctgctggcgcttgggtgcgactgatttgataggcttcagcacccatgagcattgtgtaagtaattattgacatcaacaatggcgggctactagtttattttttgattgaaaattttacaaattttattaaaacgaaaacattaagagcggttttaatataaaatttctataacttgtactaacatttatcttttaagaactacaagtctttctatccatggatcgctttaacagaatgttaataatgttaatgccgtcttgttgatttattcttataataaacaaatacagtccttatgtaccgcatgttgaatatatatatccatcttgtcttatctttccattccaacaataatttacagaaaaatatggcatactttatagatggtttgaattacgattaattgcgattaattacgattaattaatttttaagctgtaattaactcgattaaaaattttaatcgtttgacagccctagtttaaataaCTGGAACTTTGGGGAGACAATAACAATCGACCTACATAATATATTGTCTATAATAGCTTTATTTAGTACTTTTATGattaattttcctttttttctagcTAAACATGAACAGCGCACCAACCTTCATGCATTTTCCAGCAAAGGGAAAGCCAAAAAGAGCAGACACATTTGACCTACAGAGGATTGGCTTTGCTTCAGAGCAACTAGCCAAATGGATTGCAGACCGCACAGATGTCCAGGTATGTCGTCCACAAGAGGATTGCGTGTTGGCAGGGTGAAGGAGAATACTCTCTTTAGGAAACGCACAGTTTTTACAAGAATTGTTTCATATCATCCTTTCTAGATTCGCGTCTTCCGTCCTCCTAATTATTCTGGGACCATTGCTTTGGCTCTGTTAGTGTCTCTTGTCGGAGGTCTGCTTTACCTGAGAAGAAACAACTTAGAGTTTATATACAATAAGACTGGATGGGCCATGGCAGCACTGGTAAggacaaaaactttgaacatatGGTAAATGGATTTTCAACCTATTTCTATTACATAATTTGATGATGACTTCTTTAACATCTCTTCTTTGTTTATACCACTCTTTTGACACAGTGTGTTGTTTTTGCAATGACTTCTGGTCAGATGTGGAATCATATCAGAGGCCCTCCCTATGCTCACAAAAACCCCCAGAATGGACAAGTTGTGAGTATCGCATTTCGCTTGcagacatacatacacatagaaACATGCATAGATATGCAATGCCATTAGTTCTTTTTCTTCCCATAGTTCGAACTGAACGTTGGGCCGTCCCTCCTGAGTAATAATGCACTGCCACCTGCTAGCAGTTCAAACCTAGGCCAGTGTGCcagttagagctgtcccgactagtcgacatggtcgacatcatcgatgacgtaaatctgtcgacggttaatgaagggttaagaaAATATATGCTTGGAAatttcagaatgtcggacgttcggtatgcaagtggggaaagtggcacaaagccaaaaaagcgcaccagtgtccaaaacattgacttattttagAGGGTACACTGCTGTGTCctatctcttcaatgccaagcttggctgaacGTCAGCTGTGAATAACGCTTACGCTGTCACCcgggttttaattttcaaagaCGACAagagtaagtccatctaactaacaaacgacatgttttattgaagttgctaagcctatcGCGATTTGCGATGAGTCCATTTGTcacaaggtaaataaaaatgagggcgataattttcacggctgcgttttatcaccgcaTGCGTGCGTGCACacatttgtgcgtgtgtgtagatTACACATGAGACTCTagttcatttcacagatgtttattggtcatcaacacgccgtagaattacagttcagacatacaaaataaggaaacacatctatattaaacactgcaaACATTAgatttgctacattgaggctaatggggaaaaacctaaagacaacctactttagcctgcaatAAAactttggcagtcttctccaaagcgcaaagttgcggttaaaaggtgtaaCTTCAAACTTGAAAAatcactggttaacagcatttgcaaatgaaaaaaatgaaaaaaaaatattactgacaccacatgcaatgacaagaagcactttttttgcggagtgtaaagctcaagttagctgtttagcgaacgtagttccggtgaacatttcaaagtaaaagcatgtcatgctcgtcatataaataacgatttctgaaattaatcccacatacttcagaattcagattctacactaagaatacctttaaaatgacaacctttatgaaaaatctgattggcaatgaataattattataccgtaattattatactacattgctatattagtttaaaaaaaaattggattagtcgactaatcgggagaaaattagtcgtttgggacagcccttgtGCCAATATGAGTGTCTTCTACAGTTGTCATTAGGTGTTACTTTGACTATAGAGTAGGGGgtaggaacctcttggtacctcacttaACGATACGGTTTGTGATataaagctcacaataacgatgatctcactatATGGTGATACGGCGTTTATCAATGGATTGGtcatgaaatcattctaggatattccatAAACTTAACTaacagttgacgagacagctcctacagatatTGTGCCATGGCTTCCCATAGGGGGCCAGGCCAGGCAGAGCGTTGTGacgctttcactgcgataaactcaaacgcATGCTAcgttctaacgccagatttaggtggaaacgagacaaaagttttagtgcatacaaggaAGCAGCAgtttctcaagagtgatttgaacGATGATTCATGGTAATTATTATttactttgaaacgtgaaaaaaatgaatggaaaatatttacgtaactttagcttgaaatataataattttatattgctcatgaagactcatatatgcctaagggaggtgcctattttggttttaggttgcttgcggctttggttttgaaaatatttgaattttaagtttttgaaaataggccaccCTACGGAGCCCTGCGCCCCGTttcctgtcaactgatagtgaagtctatggatattatacaaaacagcttgttttactgtttattagttgtttccatccttctgctgtgaattagaatgggtttatcactagaagacatccaattcatttgaactaggagggttcaacattcgttcatttgctgccatccctcccacttcaaacagatcagATGTCTAAGGCAATCAATGGCAAACCATTGAGTTTCATTTGGGGGCacttcaggtcatttgctgttgattttcagtcatttcctgttgattttgggtaattgcaggaaaaatgtaaaaaaaaaaaaaaaaaaaaaaaactgtgaatgCTGTAATTTGAAAGGAACGGACATTCATTTAcctcttccagtcaaaatggattgggcatctagcgctgtcaatggcagccatagagttaacagaGACACTATTACAATTATGgttgaagattttggtagcaacttgttagtCCCTTATTTTTTTGacgcattgacacctttttaaaatgatatatcaaTTATTGGCAGGAGCATGTccataaccttttggaatacagtggtacctcgacatacggtcgcttcaacacacgatcttttcaacatccgacataaaatttgactcgacatttgtttctacatccgaagaCATGTTTGAAATACaaggatttatgacagcgccacagtttctGTTTTTCCGGAAGactgacgcacggcggattgtcttgtgagagaaaacacaGGTTCCAAGGTTAGTGCAGACTGTGAAAAGGGAActaaagatggaaatgatgaaTATGAGCGTAGTGTACGCATCCatcaactggctcaacaatacggcagcagaatgtctacgatctcgacggtcctcctccgacctctgttcgccagtctttataagttaaagtgcggaagacaggataaaaaaagttttaaatagcattattatgtgaattagaatcatatattgagacgattcgactatatagaacaatttggcaaagagcagatgacacttttaatccgccgtttagccacgcctaccattatagggctctagcgtccccaacaggaggatgacgtcggcagggtcatggtttcatctgatttagagttcaacccattgagggggacttattcagaacgaggaaaatgcgatgaagagagctgcaaaatgtcattgtttcagtctcgctACTCCAATAAGTATTTCTCCCATATAGctgaataaatggtatggtcatgacaaattagtcttgtactaaatggaatatgaaatgttaaaaatgcattt from Corythoichthys intestinalis isolate RoL2023-P3 chromosome 8, ASM3026506v1, whole genome shotgun sequence includes:
- the tusc3 gene encoding tumor suppressor candidate 3 isoform X2 translates to MMEWSSRRSVVRMNGDKFRRFVKAPPRNYSVIVMFTALQPQRQCSVCRQANEEYQVLANSWRYSSAFSNKLFFTVVDYDEGADVFQQLNMNSAPTFMHFPAKGKPKRADTFDLQRIGFASEQLAKWIADRTDVQIRVFRPPNYSGTIALALLVSLVGGLLYLRRNNLEFIYNKTGWAMAALCVVFAMTSGQMWNHIRGPPYAHKNPQNGQVSYIHGSSQAQFVAESHIILLLNAAITMGMVLLNEAATSKGDVGKRRIICLVGLGLVVFFFSFLLSIFRSKYHGYPYSFLIK